The Enterobacter oligotrophicus sequence ACAGAACAGTCGTGTGTCAACGGCGGTTGCGGAAGAGGAAGGGGAGAAAGTGACGCAATAGCCGTTTGACGAAGGCAAAAAAAATGGCGCACAATGTGCGCCATTTTATTAACAGGTACTATTACTTACGGTATTTAGTAGCCTGGTTGTCCAGACGCTGGTTAGCGCGAGCTGCGTCGTCTTTAGCAGCCTGAACGTCGGAACGGATTGCGTTCACGTCGTTGCTCAGCTGGTCAACTTTAGCGTTCAGAGTCTGAACGTCAGAAGACAGCTGATCGATTTTAGCGTTGCTGGAGCAACCTGCCAGCAGAGTAGAACCCAGGATTACCGCGCCCAGTACCAGTTTAGTACGATTCATTATTAATACCCTCTAGATTGAGTTAATCTCCATGTAGCGTTACAAGTATTACACAAAGTTTTTTAGGTTGAGAATATTTTTTTGATGGGAATACGCCTATTTTTGATCGTTCGCTCAAAGAAGCAACGAATTTGGCATTTTTGTCGAAAAAGCTATGTTAAAAAAGGCATTTTTCATCGGATTCATCTTAGATAAATCGCGATTAAATAGAAAAACCCGATTTGCTATTTTGTTTAGATATAGCTAATGCCAGCAATAAAAAAAGCGCCGCGAGGGCGCTTTTTAACAGAATGCATTCGTTCGGGAATTATTACAGTACGTGAACAGATGCAGTATTGGTTGTGCCTGATGGAACCAGTGCACCAGAAACCATCACGACAACGTCGCCTTTCTGTGCCAGGCCGCTTTCCAGTGCCAGCGCTTTACCCTGAATGTAGAAATCGTCAGTAGAGGCGATCTCTTTCACCAGATGCGCAACAACGCCTTTGCTCAGCACCAGCTGACGCGCCGTGGTTTCGTTGGTGGTCAGTGCCAGGATAGTGGCGTCCGGGAAGTATTTACGTACTGCGCGAGCAGATTTACCGCCCTGAGTGGCTACCACGATCAGCGGTGCGTCCAGTTTCTCAGCGGTTTCTACAGCACCACGGCATACTGCTTCGGTGATGCGCAGTTTGCGGCTGTCGTTGCTGAAGTCCAGACGGCTGGTCATGACGCGATCGGTACGCTCACAGATGGTCGCCATGATGCTAACGGCTTCCAGCGGGTATTTCCCTTTCGCGGATTCGCCGGACAGCATCACTGCGTCAGTGCCGTCGAGGATGGCGTTAGCCACGTCGCCTGCTTCAGCGCGGGTAGGGCGTGGGTTTTTGATCATGGAGTCCAGCATCTGCGTGGCAGTGATAACCACTTTACGCGCGCGAACACACTTCTCGATCATCATCTTCTGCGCGAAGATCACTTCTTCAACCGGGATCTCAACGCCCAGGTCACCACGTGCAACCATGATGCCGTCAGATGCTTCGAGGATTTCGTCGAAGTTGTTCAGGCCTTCCTGGTTTTCGATTTTGGAGATGATCTGGATCTTCTCGCCGCCGTGCGCTTTCAGGTGCTCACGGATTTCAACCACGTCGGAACGTTTACGAATGAAGGACGCCGCAACGAAGTCAACGCCTTGCTCGCAGCCGAAGATCAGGTCTTGCTTGTCTTTTTCAGCCAGGGCTGGCAGAGCGATAGAAACGCCTGGCAGGTTAACGCCTTTGTTTTCGCCCAGGTCGCCGTTGTTCAGTACCTTACAGATAACCTTGTTGCCTTCGATAGCGGTGACTTCCATACCGATCAGGCCGTCGTCCACCAGCACGGTGTTACCCACGGACAGATCGCTGGTGAAGCCTTCATAGGTCACCGCAACGATGTCGTTGTTACCGACAACAGACTTGTCAGTGGTGAAGGTGAAGGTCTGGCCCGCTTTCAGAGAGACGTCGTTACCGCCTTCGAGTTTGATGGTACGGATTTCTGGACCTTTGGTATCGAGCAGGATAGCGGCTTTTTTACCGGTCTTGCT is a genomic window containing:
- the lpp gene encoding murein lipoprotein Lpp; its protein translation is MNRTKLVLGAVILGSTLLAGCSSNAKIDQLSSDVQTLNAKVDQLSNDVNAIRSDVQAAKDDAARANQRLDNQATKYRK
- the pykF gene encoding pyruvate kinase PykF: MKKTKIVCTIGPKTESEEMLTKMLDAGMNVMRLNFSHGDYAEHGQRIQNLRNVMSKTGKKAAILLDTKGPEIRTIKLEGGNDVSLKAGQTFTFTTDKSVVGNNDIVAVTYEGFTSDLSVGNTVLVDDGLIGMEVTAIEGNKVICKVLNNGDLGENKGVNLPGVSIALPALAEKDKQDLIFGCEQGVDFVAASFIRKRSDVVEIREHLKAHGGEKIQIISKIENQEGLNNFDEILEASDGIMVARGDLGVEIPVEEVIFAQKMMIEKCVRARKVVITATQMLDSMIKNPRPTRAEAGDVANAILDGTDAVMLSGESAKGKYPLEAVSIMATICERTDRVMTSRLDFSNDSRKLRITEAVCRGAVETAEKLDAPLIVVATQGGKSARAVRKYFPDATILALTTNETTARQLVLSKGVVAHLVKEIASTDDFYIQGKALALESGLAQKGDVVVMVSGALVPSGTTNTASVHVL